The sequence CCGGCAGATCGGCCCGGTCGGCGGCCCGCGCGGGCTGCTGGCCAAGGCGCGCACGGCCCGCGCGCTGGCCGCCGCCGCGGCGAGCGCCCACACGGCGGGGCCGCCGTCCGTGGTGCCGCCGTGGATCCGGCCGCAGTGGCTGCGCCCGCTGTACCTGACCGACCGGCTCGCGGTGGCGACTGCGGCCGACACGGCGGCGTTCGCCTCGGCCGACCATCGGAGGCGCTGGGTCCCCGCGGCATACCGGGACGCGACGCCGCTGGTCGACACGGCGCGGACGTTCTACGCGAGCGCCGGCATCGACTGGCGCCATCCGCTGCACGACCGGCGGGTGATCGAGGCCGCGCTGTCGACCCCGGGCGCGACGATGTACCGGCGCGACCTGACCAAGCCCGTGCTGCGGGCCGCGGCGGGCGACGTGCTGGCGCCGGTGGTCCGCGACCGCGCGGGCCGTGCGCACTTCCTGCACGCGCTGGCCGACGCGGTCGACGGGGCGGGCGGCCTGCGGGCGCTGCTGGCCGGCGGGCCGCTCGCGGGCGCCGGCTGGGTCGACGTCGACGCCGCGACCAGCTGCTGGGACGCCGCCGTGGCCGCGCTGCGCCGCGGCCAGCGGCCGCCGGTGCCCGAGCACGGACTGGTGGCCCTCTGGCCCGTCGTCGCGGCCGACACCTGGCTCGCGCACAGCGGGGTGCGCCTGTGACGGCCGGTCGGGCCCGGTCCGGCGGTCAGCCCAGCGTGCGCAGCCAGTTCGCGAGGACGTGCGCGCCCGCGTCGCCGGACTTCTCCGGGTGGAACTGGGTGGCGCACAACGCGCCCCGCTCGACCGCGGCGGCGAACGGCTCGCCGTGCTCGGCGGTCGTGTCCCCGGCCGAGAGATCGGGTTTGGCCGCGTAGGAATGCACGAAGTAGAACCGGGTCTCGGCCGGCAGCCCGGCGAACAGCGTCGAGCCGGCCGGCGCCGTCACGGTGTTCCAGCCCATGTGCGGCAGGATCGGGGCGGCCAGCCGGCGGACCTCGCCGGCCAGCAGCCCGAGGCCCTCGGTCCGCACGCCGTGCTCGTCGCCCAGGTCGTAGAGGATCTGCATGCCCACGCAGATCCCGAGCACCGGCCGGCCGGCCGCCACCCGGGCCCGGACCGCCGGACCGGCGCCGATCCG is a genomic window of Pseudofrankia inefficax containing:
- the hisH gene encoding imidazole glycerol phosphate synthase subunit HisH is translated as MSQPNVVVLDYGSGNLRSAQRAVERVGATVTVTADLAAAAEADGLVVPGVGAYAACMAGVDRIGAGPAVRARVAAGRPVLGICVGMQILYDLGDEHGVRTEGLGLLAGEVRRLAAPILPHMGWNTVTAPAGSTLFAGLPAETRFYFVHSYAAKPDLSAGDTTAEHGEPFAAAVERGALCATQFHPEKSGDAGAHVLANWLRTLG